A genomic stretch from Acidobacteriota bacterium includes:
- a CDS encoding valine--tRNA ligase yields the protein MEIPKTYEPKDVEDRWYPFWEQGGYFSPEHNTDPKAKMFSMVIPPPNVTGYLHMGHALNHTLHDVQARWRRMSGNRVLWLPGTDHAGIATQMIVERQLTAEGIKRQDLGREKFLERVWQWKEHSGGTIQKQMRVLGESVDWSRERFTMDDGLSNAVKEVFVRLYDEGLIYRGERMINWSPGLQTAISDLEVEMKPVKGKLYHIAYPIGRTANSPVEGLAEAYVTANEGDQKSGLITTPAGDFIVVATTRPETMLGDTAIALNPEDATAEGRYPSVVGKKAVLPLVGTEIPFIQDEIVEKDFGTGFVKVTPAHDPNDFAMGKRHNLEFLQVIGKDAKMTDAVPEKYRGLDAREARKVVVADLEALGLLLKVEDYTHNVGHCQRSGTIVEPLVSMQWFMRMQPLAEPALQAVKDGKTKFIPESNTKIYCNWLENIQDWCVSRQLWWGHRIPAWYTSDGQIVVARSETEARERLAAQGVDSPIELTQDSDVLDTWFSSGLWPFSTLGWPEQTGDLKTYYPTTLLITAADIIFFWVARMMMMGLKFMGEVPFHTVYITALVLDPEGQKMSKTKGNVVDPLEMFNKYGTDAVRFMLTAASTSGVSITLQDSKLESSRNFANKIWNAARFVLMNCDEVLEAQEPVDWETELSEPELADRWILSRLNRIALEVHNALGEYRFHEAAEELYRFFWNDFCDWYIELSKPFVTTKEQSDQSLAVKRRIIYVLERSLRLLHPIMPYITEELWQRLPHKGDTISTAEFVSHNSAQLDGRAEREMALVIETITKLRNIRSTFNIAPSVQLKATVAPADAAARDVLTSMSDHIKRLARINDLEFVEKIEPAKGSARAVFTGAEVAVPLEGLIDFDKERARLEKEFGKLTNELAGLEKRLGNADFIARAAAEVVAESRSRAAELSDQLAKLRATIDSL from the coding sequence ATGGAAATTCCGAAGACTTACGAACCAAAAGATGTTGAAGACCGCTGGTATCCGTTCTGGGAACAAGGCGGTTATTTTTCCCCCGAACACAACACTGACCCGAAAGCCAAAATGTTTTCGATGGTCATTCCGCCGCCGAATGTGACGGGCTATCTGCACATGGGTCACGCGCTGAATCACACCTTGCACGATGTGCAGGCTCGGTGGCGACGCATGTCCGGCAATCGCGTGCTGTGGCTGCCCGGAACCGATCACGCTGGGATCGCCACGCAAATGATCGTCGAACGCCAGTTGACTGCCGAAGGCATCAAACGCCAGGATTTGGGGCGCGAAAAATTTCTGGAACGCGTCTGGCAATGGAAAGAACATTCCGGCGGCACGATCCAAAAACAAATGCGCGTGCTGGGCGAATCGGTGGATTGGTCGCGCGAACGGTTCACGATGGACGACGGATTGTCCAATGCCGTCAAGGAAGTTTTCGTGCGGTTGTATGACGAAGGATTGATTTATCGCGGCGAGCGCATGATCAATTGGTCGCCGGGTTTGCAAACGGCAATTTCCGATCTGGAAGTGGAAATGAAGCCGGTCAAAGGAAAGCTCTATCACATTGCGTATCCGATTGGCCGCACTGCGAATTCGCCGGTTGAAGGCTTGGCCGAAGCTTATGTCACAGCCAACGAAGGAGACCAGAAATCCGGATTGATCACGACTCCTGCCGGAGATTTCATCGTCGTCGCGACGACTCGACCGGAAACGATGCTCGGCGATACGGCAATTGCGTTGAATCCTGAAGATGCGACAGCCGAAGGCCGCTACCCTTCAGTCGTCGGCAAAAAAGCTGTGTTGCCGCTGGTAGGCACCGAAATTCCCTTTATTCAGGATGAAATTGTCGAAAAGGATTTTGGGACTGGTTTTGTCAAAGTCACGCCGGCACACGATCCGAACGATTTTGCGATGGGCAAACGCCACAACCTGGAATTTCTGCAAGTTATCGGCAAAGACGCGAAGATGACTGATGCCGTGCCGGAAAAATATCGCGGGCTGGACGCTCGCGAAGCGCGCAAGGTCGTCGTCGCCGATTTGGAAGCGCTCGGCTTGTTGCTGAAGGTCGAGGATTACACGCATAACGTTGGCCATTGCCAGCGTAGCGGCACCATCGTTGAACCGCTGGTTTCGATGCAATGGTTTATGCGGATGCAGCCATTGGCCGAACCGGCTCTGCAAGCCGTCAAAGATGGCAAAACAAAATTTATCCCTGAAAGCAACACCAAGATTTACTGCAACTGGCTGGAAAACATTCAGGACTGGTGCGTGTCTCGCCAACTTTGGTGGGGGCATCGCATTCCTGCCTGGTACACATCTGACGGTCAAATTGTTGTGGCGCGTTCCGAAACAGAAGCCCGCGAACGCTTGGCCGCCCAGGGAGTTGATTCGCCAATCGAACTGACTCAAGACTCGGATGTTTTGGACACCTGGTTTTCATCAGGGCTGTGGCCGTTTTCGACTTTGGGCTGGCCGGAACAAACCGGGGACCTGAAAACTTATTACCCGACGACATTGTTGATCACCGCCGCCGACATCATCTTTTTCTGGGTTGCGCGTATGATGATGATGGGTTTGAAATTCATGGGTGAGGTGCCCTTTCACACGGTGTACATCACTGCGCTGGTGCTCGATCCAGAAGGCCAGAAGATGTCCAAAACCAAAGGCAACGTCGTTGACCCGCTGGAAATGTTCAACAAATACGGCACCGACGCCGTGCGGTTTATGTTGACGGCGGCTTCGACTTCAGGCGTCAGCATCACCTTGCAGGATTCCAAACTGGAAAGCTCCCGCAATTTCGCCAACAAGATTTGGAATGCCGCGCGATTCGTGTTGATGAATTGCGACGAAGTTCTGGAAGCGCAGGAACCGGTTGATTGGGAAACGGAGCTTTCCGAACCGGAACTGGCAGACCGCTGGATTCTGAGCCGGTTGAATCGCATCGCGCTGGAAGTTCACAACGCGCTGGGCGAATATCGTTTCCATGAGGCGGCGGAAGAGTTGTACCGGTTTTTCTGGAATGATTTCTGTGACTGGTACATCGAACTGTCGAAACCGTTTGTTACGACGAAAGAGCAAAGCGACCAATCGCTGGCCGTCAAACGCCGGATCATTTACGTGCTCGAACGCAGTTTGCGTCTGCTGCATCCGATCATGCCGTACATCACTGAAGAGTTGTGGCAACGCTTGCCGCACAAAGGCGACACGATCAGCACCGCCGAGTTTGTTTCGCACAATTCCGCGCAACTGGATGGCCGCGCCGAACGCGAAATGGCACTCGTAATTGAAACCATTACCAAGCTGCGCAACATTCGTTCGACGTTTAACATTGCGCCTTCAGTGCAATTGAAAGCGACGGTCGCTCCGGCGGATGCCGCCGCTCGCGATGTGCTGACGAGCATGAGCGATCACATCAAGCGGTTGGCGCGGATCAACGATTTGGAATTCGTCGAAAAGATCGAACCTGCAAAAGGTTCCGCCCGTGCAGTATTTACCGGCGCCGAAGTCGCCGTTCCGCTGGAAGGATTGATTGATTTCGACAAGGAACGCGCGCGGCTGGAAAAAGAATTCGGCAAGCTGACAAACGAACTGGCGGGCTTGGAAAAACGACTGGGCAATGCGGATTTCATTGCTCGCGCCGCCGCTGAAGTCGTCGCGGAATCGCGCTCCCGTGCGGCGGAGCTAAGCGATCAACTCGCCAAGCTGCGTGCCACAATTGATTCGCTGTAA
- a CDS encoding alpha/beta fold hydrolase, producing the protein MSEHTFSLFHHTAPGKSGLKGKPPLLLLLHGYGANEDDLFSLAPYLDERFFIVSARAPIALRGMSGHAWFNLAFTPQGISVDPTEVEAARHTLHKFIGELVETYELDGNAVYLMGFSQGAMMSLAVALTYPGTAAAVVAMSGRLMPHTLQQIPDKDALIGLPVFVVHGTRDGVIPISHGRETSRMLSELPIDLSYKEYDMGHEVSAESLEDIVDWLRGQLDRASSGTLIN; encoded by the coding sequence ATGAGCGAGCATACGTTTTCTCTGTTTCATCACACAGCTCCGGGCAAAAGCGGTCTGAAGGGCAAGCCTCCATTGTTGTTATTGCTGCATGGGTACGGCGCGAACGAAGACGATTTGTTTTCGCTGGCCCCGTACCTGGACGAACGCTTTTTCATCGTCAGCGCCCGTGCGCCCATCGCGTTGCGCGGAATGAGTGGGCACGCCTGGTTCAATCTGGCCTTCACCCCGCAAGGCATTTCCGTAGACCCGACGGAAGTCGAAGCCGCCCGGCACACCCTGCACAAATTTATCGGAGAGTTGGTCGAAACGTATGAACTGGATGGGAATGCGGTGTATCTGATGGGGTTCAGCCAGGGAGCGATGATGAGTCTGGCCGTTGCCTTAACATATCCCGGTACCGCTGCAGCCGTGGTTGCCATGAGCGGACGGTTGATGCCGCACACGCTGCAACAAATTCCGGACAAGGACGCGCTGATCGGATTGCCTGTCTTTGTCGTTCACGGCACGCGCGATGGCGTCATTCCCATCAGCCACGGACGCGAAACCAGCCGCATGCTTTCCGAATTGCCGATTGATTTGAGCTACAAGGAATACGACATGGGCCACGAAGTTTCCGCCGAAAGCCTGGAAGACATTGTGGATTGGCTGCGCGGGCAACTGGATCGCGCTTCGTCGGGTACGCTGATCAATTGA
- a CDS encoding DUF4062 domain-containing protein: MPTSPRPGQKTAMISSTSLDLPEHRKQVVEACLRESVFPIGMEQLPVRDSSAITVDREMVDNADIYIGIFGVRYGEIPPGYDVSYTELEFKRADDRGIPILVFVMHKDHPVTFEMVEADAEAQRKLADLKKRASAGRIRGEFKSPEELRGLVIQALADLRRREEDEKGKPASSFHPHYDIPEPPEPFIAHPYTLLQTRGLIGRQAELNLLTDWVAKPNAEIYAARIVNIVALGGVGKSALTWHWFNEIAPHEMKPMAGRLWWSFYESDARFENFIARALAYVTRRPMAEIEAIPLSDRESQLLTRLDREPFLIVLDGMERLLIAYARMDAAYLDGPGTHASQRAVSAEETSLPEAAQVDAHPSLAKPARWEAGVPRKTADPRVGNFLRKLAGVKASRILVSTRLHPADLENKVNGDPLPGCYRRDLAGLSDDDALELWRKFNVSGARDQLLPIFNRVENHPLLIQALAGEVARFRRAPGNFEAWKKAHPDFNPFQDLPLVQVKSYVLDFAMRGLAAPARQVLWTIAAFRMPASYDSLVALLVAKARRSKSKPVVGEQTLDTILVELEDRGLVGWDMRVNRYDLHPIVRGVVWNSLADDARHDVYINLHKYFEAAPVIDYWQEVNSLEDLTPAIELYHTLIGLGHHDDAFAVFRDRLSDAMSYRLSASRQQIELLEHLFPSGVEQLPHLRYPEQQAYTLNSLALSYHYTGQPGLAAQLSRRANQIYSDIKNDFSFSIGLRTLSYALSLSGKFRDAEAAARQSLSYTRVQTNALVDEARSLNWIGLAMAARGETALSNTALTRALKLLPAEGASQWRGYVSAKLSQLFLWKGDLFGASTFAKRAYELSQDPFIYEPGFIQATRLTGEIALGIGDFVTADERLHHALTHARQVNFTEEELPALIALAELRRRQNQPAEARELLDDVWEAAERGPYPLFHADALNVLAALERDAGNKAKAIEAATQAYRLAWCDGPPFAYHWGLEAVRKNLRELGVPEPEMPPFDPSKFEPMPEVELNPKDKFYVEIDEE, encoded by the coding sequence ATGCCAACTTCCCCACGCCCCGGCCAAAAGACGGCAATGATCAGCAGTACTTCGCTTGATCTGCCCGAACACCGCAAACAAGTCGTCGAAGCCTGTCTGCGCGAAAGCGTCTTCCCGATCGGCATGGAGCAATTGCCCGTGCGCGACTCGAGCGCCATCACCGTAGACCGCGAAATGGTGGACAACGCCGACATTTACATCGGTATTTTCGGCGTCCGGTACGGAGAAATTCCTCCGGGATACGATGTTTCGTACACCGAACTGGAATTCAAGCGAGCCGACGATCGCGGCATCCCGATTCTGGTCTTCGTGATGCACAAAGACCATCCGGTAACTTTTGAGATGGTCGAAGCCGATGCCGAAGCCCAACGAAAACTCGCCGATTTAAAAAAACGCGCCAGCGCGGGACGCATTCGCGGCGAATTCAAATCGCCCGAAGAGTTGCGCGGCCTGGTCATTCAAGCGCTGGCCGATTTGCGTCGTCGCGAAGAAGACGAAAAAGGAAAACCCGCGTCCAGCTTCCATCCGCATTACGACATCCCCGAACCGCCCGAACCTTTCATCGCGCATCCGTACACGCTGCTGCAAACGCGCGGCTTGATTGGCCGCCAAGCCGAACTCAACCTGCTGACCGATTGGGTCGCCAAACCTAACGCAGAAATTTACGCCGCGCGCATTGTGAACATCGTTGCGCTGGGCGGTGTAGGCAAAAGCGCGTTGACCTGGCATTGGTTCAACGAAATCGCTCCGCACGAGATGAAGCCGATGGCCGGGCGGTTGTGGTGGAGCTTTTACGAAAGCGATGCGCGATTTGAAAACTTTATCGCTCGCGCATTGGCGTATGTGACGCGGCGACCGATGGCCGAAATCGAAGCTATTCCGCTGTCCGACCGCGAATCGCAATTGCTCACGCGCCTCGACCGCGAACCGTTTTTGATCGTACTGGACGGAATGGAGCGATTGCTGATTGCCTACGCTCGGATGGATGCCGCATATCTGGATGGACCGGGAACGCACGCTTCACAGCGGGCAGTTTCAGCCGAAGAGACATCTCTGCCGGAGGCAGCCCAGGTTGACGCCCATCCCTCTCTTGCCAAGCCTGCCCGCTGGGAAGCGGGCGTACCCAGAAAAACCGCCGACCCACGCGTTGGTAACTTTTTGCGGAAACTTGCAGGCGTCAAAGCCTCGCGCATTCTGGTCAGCACGCGGCTGCATCCGGCAGATTTGGAAAACAAAGTGAATGGCGACCCGCTGCCCGGATGTTACCGCCGTGACCTGGCAGGTTTGTCGGATGACGATGCGCTGGAATTATGGCGCAAGTTCAATGTTTCCGGCGCGCGCGACCAACTTCTGCCCATCTTCAACCGCGTTGAAAATCATCCGCTGCTGATTCAGGCGCTGGCCGGGGAAGTCGCACGGTTCCGGCGCGCCCCTGGCAATTTCGAAGCCTGGAAAAAAGCGCATCCAGACTTCAACCCTTTCCAGGACCTCCCGCTGGTGCAGGTGAAATCCTACGTGCTGGATTTCGCCATGCGCGGACTCGCCGCCCCCGCGCGACAAGTTCTGTGGACAATCGCCGCTTTTCGCATGCCCGCCAGCTACGACTCACTTGTCGCCTTGCTCGTCGCCAAGGCACGACGAAGCAAAAGCAAGCCAGTGGTCGGCGAGCAAACCTTGGACACGATTTTGGTGGAACTGGAAGATCGTGGATTGGTCGGCTGGGACATGCGAGTTAATCGCTATGACTTACATCCGATTGTTCGCGGTGTGGTGTGGAACTCACTGGCCGATGATGCCAGACATGACGTTTACATCAATCTGCACAAATACTTTGAAGCAGCGCCGGTAATTGACTATTGGCAGGAAGTCAACAGCCTGGAAGACCTGACCCCAGCCATCGAGCTTTATCACACGCTGATCGGTCTCGGACATCATGACGATGCTTTTGCTGTCTTTCGTGATCGCTTGAGCGACGCCATGAGCTATCGCTTGAGCGCCTCCCGTCAGCAGATCGAATTGCTGGAACATCTCTTTCCGTCCGGAGTCGAGCAATTGCCTCATTTGCGTTACCCGGAGCAGCAAGCCTACACGCTCAACAGTCTGGCACTGTCATATCATTACACGGGTCAACCGGGACTTGCCGCCCAGTTGTCGCGTCGCGCCAACCAGATTTATTCGGATATAAAGAATGATTTTAGTTTCAGTATCGGTCTGCGCACCCTGTCGTATGCATTGAGCCTGTCCGGGAAGTTCCGCGATGCGGAAGCCGCCGCGCGCCAATCTCTGAGTTACACCCGCGTGCAAACTAATGCCTTAGTTGATGAGGCACGCAGCCTGAACTGGATTGGCTTGGCGATGGCCGCACGTGGAGAGACGGCTTTATCCAACACCGCACTGACTCGCGCCCTGAAATTGCTGCCTGCTGAAGGTGCTTCGCAGTGGCGAGGGTATGTCAGCGCGAAGCTGTCGCAACTGTTTCTGTGGAAAGGTGATCTTTTTGGCGCGTCCACATTTGCAAAACGCGCTTATGAGCTTTCCCAAGACCCATTTATCTACGAGCCAGGATTTATCCAGGCGACTCGCTTAACCGGCGAAATTGCATTGGGGATTGGTGACTTTGTTACTGCCGACGAACGATTGCATCACGCCCTGACTCACGCGCGACAGGTGAATTTTACGGAAGAAGAACTCCCCGCGCTGATTGCGCTTGCCGAACTGCGCCGACGACAGAATCAGCCCGCCGAAGCGCGCGAATTGTTGGATGACGTTTGGGAGGCCGCCGAGCGAGGGCCGTATCCGCTCTTTCACGCTGATGCGCTGAACGTCCTCGCCGCACTGGAACGCGATGCGGGCAACAAGGCCAAAGCCATCGAAGCCGCCACCCAAGCCTATCGGCTGGCATGGTGCGATGGCCCCCCCTTTGCGTATCACTGGGGACTGGAAGCGGTGCGCAAAAATCTACGAGAACTCGGCGTGCCGGAACCGGAGATGCCGCCCTTCGATCCGTCGAAGTTTGAGCCGATGCCGGAAGTCGAGCTCAATCCCAAAGACAAGTTTTATGTGGAAATTGATGAGGAGTAA